In the Flavobacteriales bacterium genome, CTGCTGGGGGCCGGAGGCAACCAGCTGGCCCTTGCGCAGAACAGCGGCACGAACAGCGAGTTCATCAACTACGCCAATGCGGCGGCCGGCGCGTACGTCGTGCATGTCTTCGGCTCCAACGGGGCCAGCGATCCGGTGGCGTGCTACAGCCTGTCGATCACCGCCCAGTCCAGCACCTGTGACCGTCCGCAGAGCCAGTCCGTGACGGGCATCACGTACAATGGCGCCACGCTGAATTGGTCGGCCGTGCAAGGCGCTTCGGGCTACGACGTGCAATGGAAGGAGAGCACGGCACCCACGTGGACCCTTGTTCCAGGCGTTACCGGCACCACGTTGCCGCTGACCGGGCTGGCCTGGAGCACGGCGCATCAGTTCCAAGTGCGTTCGGTCTGCCAGGGCACGATCGGCGGGCAGGGCGGCACATCGCTTTGGACGCAGCCCGGCTCCTTCACCACCGGCACGCCGCCCTGCGAGGTGGCTCCGCCCACCGTGCTCGCGGCGAAGGTGCTGTTGGACGGGGCGTGGCGAAGCGCGGCCAGCTTGATGGTGGACAGCCTGCGGCGGCAGGGCGTTCTGCCCCTCACTGAACCTTACACGGCGCTGGGCCACACGCTCACGGGTGCCACCACCACCAACGCATCGGTCCTGGCGGTCACGGGCGCCAACGCCATCACGGATTGGGTGCTGGTGGAACTGCGTTCGGCGACCGTGCCGGCACAGGTGCTTGAGGCCCGGGCCGCGCTGGTGCAGCGGGACGGGGATGTGGTGGCGGTGGACGGCATTTCGCCGCTGGGCTTCTGCCAGGCCGCGGGCAGCTACCACGTGGCGGTGCGTCACCGCAATCATCTGGGGGTGATGACGGCGCAGCCGATCGCGTTGAGCGCCACGGCCACCGCGCTGGACCTGAGCGTGGCCACCACGGCCACCTGGGGCACCAACGCACGCAAGAGCGCGAACGGTCGGACCCTGCTGTGGTCGGGCAATGTGGTGGGCGATGCGCAGGTGAAGTACACCGGCGGGAGCAACGACCGTGATCCCATCCTGACGGCCATCGGGGGGGCGGTGCCCACGAACACCGCCTCCGGCTATCTGCCGGCGGATGTCACCCTCGATGGGCAGGTGAAGTACACCGGCACCGGCAACGACCGCGACCCGATCCTGAGCAACGTGGGCGGCACGGTGCCGACCGGGACGGTGACGCAGCAGTTGCCGTGAACGTCACGGCCGGAGGCCAACCTCCGGCCGTGGCGCGCCGTCGGGGTCACTGGACCACGATGCGTTCGCTGTGCTGGACGGCCCCATCCATGAGGCTGCAGATGAGGTAGAGGCCGGCAGGCAGGTCGGAGACGTCGAAGGCGATCTGGTTCCTGCCCGCACGGGGCAGACCCGCGAACACATCCCTGACCATGCGGCCGTGTGGGTCGAGCAGGATGACCTGGGTGGGTCGTGCCTCTTCGACGATGAACTCGAACACGGCCCGCTCCGAAGCCGGGTTGGGATGCACATGCGCCTCGGTCAAGGGTTCTTCGTGTGGAAGATCGTCAAGTCCGGTCATGGACCCCATCGCGCCGATCTGGGCGATACGGGTGCGGTACACGTGCGAAGAGGTGCCGTATGCGCCGGCGATCCACACCCGTGGCTCATCCGATGCGGTATGCTCACGGCACATACCGATGTAATCCCCCCAGCGCTGGGTGCTGTTCGTCGTGTAGGCGATGTGTCCTTGTCCGGCCTTCACCGTCACGGAGTTCGACCAGGTGCCGGCATCGTCGCAGTTCACCACACGGATGGAGGGATACATGGTGGTGGCATTGCTGGAAAGCATCCCGACGATCACATTCCTGTCGGGTCCGCCCTGGGCGTAGTTGCTGTAGGGCATCACGCATGGATAGGCCAGGCTGTTCTCCGCGCTCGAATGGAAGGTGGTGCTGAAGGTGGACATGTTGGATAAGCGTATGCGGATGTAGCGGACCTTGGCGATCGAGGCGTTGCTGGCGGTGGTGAGCACGCCGTGCAGGTGGCCATCGAGGTGGAATACGTTCTGCATCGCACAGCTGTTCACCTTGAGCCGCTTGATGGATCCCGGTTGATGGGCGTCTGCCGGAAGCGAGTACCCGGTCACGTTCACCAGCTGTTGGGTAAGCTGCGGCGAACCGTTGCTATGGTCGGTGATGCGCAGCACCCGGAGCTGCCCGCCTCCGGCATGCCGGGATTCGACGAAGTACTGCCCGGTTCCGAAGCGGCCGGACCATCCGTTCGGGGCCGGCGTGACATGGTATCCGCTGAAGGGGCTCGTCGGCACCGACCAGATCAGGTAGGTGAAGGCCCCTCCGGCATAGGCCGGCCCATGAGGCACCTGAAAGATCACCGACCGCTGAAAGATGTCGTTGTTGTTGCTGAACAGGTTGACGCTGACGAACAGGTCCTTGTCGGACAAGCCCACGGCGGGGAAGTCCATCCAGTTCCCGCTGCCGATGTGCTGCGTGAGCTGCGAAGCAGGGAAGTCGTACATGTGCCAGGGTGCCATGGGGTCGATCGAACTGGAGAGGAGCAGGAGCAGGCGTGAGGTGGATGAGTGCGTGCCGGAAAGGACCGTGATGACGAAGCGATCGGCTTCGGCGTCGTAGATCACCCGAGGGTCGAAGCACTGCGCGAAGCCGGTGAATCCATGCCACGTGTGATCGGCCAGCAGCGTGCCATCATACCGGTACATCCGCAGGCCGCCGTTGTTCACGGAGACCAGCACATCCTGGTCGTTGATGGCCAGTCCATTATCCGGCGGGGTCACCGTGGTCATCGTGTTCGCATCGAAGGAGAATCCTACAGAGGGTGAGGAGGCCTTGGGGTCGACCGGCTCCGGCAAGGGCATTCCCTCACGCCAGCCGAGATGCTCGGTGGCCTCGTTCAGGATGCGCTTCAGAGAATCCACTGCGGACGGAACGGGGTTCACTTTCCCGAGGTACCGCAGGTCAGCCCGGTCTTCTTCCTGCACACCCAGCATGCTGGGCTGGATCCTGCGATCCAGGATCGCTTGAGCCGGTCCTGCAAGCACGCCGGTCGGTTGCTCAAATGCGTCCGGGTTGAGGAGTTCCGGATGCACCTCGTATTCGTGCGGTGGGAGCTGCTCCTGTGCCGGCAGGCGATGGGTGTGAAGCTGCGCGAGGAGCAAAATGCCCGCGGTCAGGGGAAGGTGGCGGTTCATGGTCGTCGGGTTAGGTTCGTCGGATGAAGCCTTGTCGGAGGTTCATCCCAGGTCAGGAGCGCGGTTATCACCGGCAACGACCGCGACCCGATCCTGAGCAACGTGGGCGGCACGGTGCCGACCGGGACGGTGACGCAGCAGCTGCCGTAATGATCGCTGTGGTCATGCGTTCCATGCCCATGCGACGACGCGCCGGCCTCCGCCAGCTGGTCCTGTTGTGGACCGCGGCGACCTGGATGACCGTGGCGGACGCGCAGCCCGCGATGCTGCTGGAGGTGGGCCCCTCATTGGTGCAAGGCGGGCTGGTGCCGGGCTATCGGGACGGAGATGGTCGCACCTTCATGGGGAGCGATCGGATCCATGCCTTCGGGTTCCGTGCGGGGCTCGCGGTGCTCGTCCGGCCGGAGGGCGGCCGCGGCGGACTGCTGATCGGTCCGGAGGTGTGCTTGGGAAGCCAGCGTGCCATGATCCGCTCGGAGAGCGCGCACACGGCGCCATCCTCGCTGCGGAGCGACGTGAGCCGATGGTCGGGGCGCTTCAGCGCTCCGCTGTTCCAGGGCGGTCTGGCCGTGCACGGGTGGTGGCAGGCTACAGGACCGCTGGCGGTCACCGCCGGACCGGCGGTGCGGCTGGCTTTCGTCGCCTCCGGACAGGAGGTGGGCACCGTGGAGACCACCACGACGCATTACGACCCGGGCTGGGTCCCCCAATGGACGGAAGTGACGAGCAGCACCTACGTGCTGCAGCCGTCCGTGAAGGATCGCGCCTTGCTGGTGACCGCCTTCCAGGCCGGCCTTCGCTACCAGCCGCTGCGCGGCTTATTGCTCGGTCTTGTGGGCGGGGTGGAGTTCGGGTCCACCGATGTGTCCCTTCATGGCGGAAGGCAGGCCTTCGGGGCCTTGACCGTGGGCTGGCTTGCGCCGCTGCAGGCCGCGACCGCCCGGTCTGTTGAAAACTGAGCCGGATCGTTGAAAACCGTTCCCCGGATCGGCCGACCGGGGCTGCCGGGGCTGGGTTACCTTCGTGGCGCCCCGCCGGAACCCTTGTCCCTGTTGGATCTCCGGCGTTCAGGCCCGAACGGCCACCGCGTTGGACGGTGCCCTCCGGGCCGGATGGGCGATGAAGCACGATGAGCGAGACGAACTATGGTGAAGAGCATATCCGGTCGCTGGACTGGAAGGAGCACATCCGCCTGCGGCCGGGCATGTACATCGGCAAGCTGGGCGACGGCAGCAGCTACGACGACGGCATCTACATCCTGCTGAAGGAGGTGCTGGACAACTGCATCGACGAGTACGTCATGGGCCACGGCAGGAAGGTCGAGGTCCGCATCGACGGCGGCCGGGTGGAGGTGCGGGACTACGGCCGCGGCGTTCCGCTCGGCAAGGTGATCGATGTGGTGAGCAAGATCAACACCGGCGCCAAGTACGACAGCAAGGCCTTCAAGAAGAGCGTCGGCCTGAACGGGGTGGGTACCAAGGCCGTGAACGCCCTGAGCACCTACTTCCGCATCGAGAGCGTGCGCGACGGGCAGATGAAGCGTGCGGAGTTCGACCGCGGAGTGCTGCGCAAGGATGAGAAGCTGCAGCCCACCACCGAGGCCAACGGCACGCGCGTGGTGTTCGAACCGGACACCGAGATGTTCCGCCACTACCAGTTCCGCGATCAGCACATCGAACGGCTGCTGTGGAACTACTGCTACCTGAACACGGGCCTCACCATCGTGTACAACGGGCAGCGCTTCCAGAGCAAGAACGGCCTGCTGGACCTGCTCACCACCAAGATGGACGGCGAGCCGTTGTACCCCATCATCCACCTGGTGGGCGACGACATCGAGCTGGCCATGACCCACGCCAACCACTACGGCGAGGAGTACTACAGCTTTGTCAACGGCCAGCACACCACCCAGGGCGGCACGCACCAGGGCGCCTTCCGCGAGGGCGTGGCCAAGGTGATCAAGGAGTTCTTCAAGAAGGACTGGGAGGCGGGCGACATCCGCACCGGCATCGTGGCGGCCATTGCCGTGAAGGTGATCGAGCCGGTGTTCGAGAGCCAGACCAAGACCAAGCTGGGCAGTTTGGAGGTGGAGCCCGGCGGGCAGAGCATGCGCAGCTTCGTGGGCGACTTCCTGGCCACCAAGCTGGACAACTTCCTGCACAAGCATCCGGAGACCGCGCAGGCCCTGCAGTCGAAGATCCTGGAGAGCGAGCGCGAACGCAAGGAGCTGAGCGGCATCCGCAAGCTGGCCCGCGAACGCGCCAAGAAGGCCAGCCTGCACAACCGCAAGCTGCGCGACTGCCGCATCCACCTCAGCGACCCCAAGAACGATCCGCGCAAGCAGGAGACCACCCTCTTCATCACCGAGGGCGACAGCGCCAGCGGCAGCATCACCAAGAGCCGCAGCGTGGAGACGCAGGCCGTCTTCAGCCTCAAGGGCAAGCCGCTCAACAGCCACGGCCTCACCAAGAAGGTGGT is a window encoding:
- a CDS encoding type IIA DNA topoisomerase subunit B, with protein sequence MSETNYGEEHIRSLDWKEHIRLRPGMYIGKLGDGSSYDDGIYILLKEVLDNCIDEYVMGHGRKVEVRIDGGRVEVRDYGRGVPLGKVIDVVSKINTGAKYDSKAFKKSVGLNGVGTKAVNALSTYFRIESVRDGQMKRAEFDRGVLRKDEKLQPTTEANGTRVVFEPDTEMFRHYQFRDQHIERLLWNYCYLNTGLTIVYNGQRFQSKNGLLDLLTTKMDGEPLYPIIHLVGDDIELAMTHANHYGEEYYSFVNGQHTTQGGTHQGAFREGVAKVIKEFFKKDWEAGDIRTGIVAAIAVKVIEPVFESQTKTKLGSLEVEPGGQSMRSFVGDFLATKLDNFLHKHPETAQALQSKILESERERKELSGIRKLARERAKKASLHNRKLRDCRIHLSDPKNDPRKQETTLFITEGDSASGSITKSRSVETQAVFSLKGKPLNSHGLTKKVVYENEEFNLIQAALDIEDGMDGLRYNRIVIATDADVDGMHIRLLLMTFFLQFFPDLVKNDHLYILQTPLFRVRNRKETVYCYSDEERQQAIARLGRDPEITRFKGLGEISPDEFKHFIGPDMRLEPVMITKEAAVQQLLDFYMGKNTPERQEFIIGNLRVEKDVVNDKPEDPVKAIARKLDEVEEEV